From the genome of Gracilimonas sp., one region includes:
- the rmuC gene encoding DNA recombination protein RmuC, with protein MDYILAIAGIIIGGMAGFAIAHFRSKSESSRLEERNQNLKEQLEETESELNQLQQQKEEELSKERIRANELDKQLAERNADYRNLQERLNEQKKELSEMQEQLTTQFENLANKILEEKSEKFTKQNKEQIDQLLNPLGEKLEAFKKKVEETHKDEVEARGSLKQELKHLMELNQKMSDDAKNLTKALKGDSKSQGNWGEVILERILEKSGLTKGREYQTQYSVTTDEGKRLQPDVVVHLPDEKFLIIDSKVSLTAYEKYSSADDQDEQERFIKEHVNSIRTHVKGLSAKDYQQIHGEKSPDFVLLFIPIEPAFGAALQFDSNLYYEAFDQNIVIVSPSTLLATLATIDSVWKQEYQNKNAMEIAKRGGALYDKFVLFVESMNDIGQRIRQTQDSYDEAMGRLSTGAGNLVRQAEMIRKLGAKSSKQLPDNMTVEDDELLDE; from the coding sequence ATGGATTATATCTTAGCCATAGCAGGAATTATCATCGGGGGAATGGCAGGGTTTGCTATTGCGCATTTCAGATCAAAGTCAGAGAGTTCGCGGTTGGAGGAACGCAATCAAAACCTGAAAGAGCAGTTGGAAGAGACCGAATCCGAACTGAATCAGCTTCAGCAGCAAAAAGAAGAAGAACTTTCAAAAGAACGAATTCGGGCTAATGAACTTGATAAACAGCTGGCCGAACGGAATGCCGATTACAGGAATTTGCAGGAACGACTCAACGAACAGAAGAAAGAGCTTTCCGAAATGCAGGAACAGCTTACTACACAGTTCGAAAACCTGGCGAATAAAATCCTGGAAGAGAAATCCGAGAAATTCACCAAGCAAAACAAGGAACAGATCGATCAGCTGCTGAACCCGCTGGGAGAGAAATTGGAGGCTTTCAAGAAGAAGGTAGAGGAAACTCACAAAGACGAGGTGGAGGCCCGTGGTTCTCTCAAGCAGGAGCTTAAGCACCTGATGGAGCTGAATCAAAAAATGAGCGACGATGCTAAAAATCTAACCAAAGCTTTAAAGGGAGATTCAAAATCTCAGGGGAATTGGGGCGAAGTAATTCTGGAACGTATTTTGGAAAAATCAGGCCTCACCAAAGGGCGGGAGTATCAGACGCAGTATTCGGTTACGACCGATGAGGGTAAGCGCCTGCAGCCAGATGTGGTTGTGCATCTTCCTGATGAGAAATTCCTGATTATAGATTCTAAAGTATCTTTGACTGCCTATGAAAAATATAGTTCGGCAGATGATCAGGACGAACAAGAACGGTTTATAAAGGAACACGTCAATTCAATCCGAACACACGTGAAAGGATTGAGTGCCAAGGATTACCAACAAATTCATGGGGAGAAAAGCCCTGATTTCGTTCTGTTGTTCATTCCCATTGAACCAGCTTTTGGTGCCGCTTTGCAGTTTGATTCCAACTTGTATTATGAAGCCTTCGACCAAAATATCGTGATTGTAAGTCCTTCTACCTTATTGGCGACTCTGGCTACTATCGACAGCGTGTGGAAGCAGGAATATCAGAATAAGAATGCTATGGAAATTGCTAAGAGAGGCGGAGCACTGTATGATAAATTTGTGCTGTTCGTGGAAAGCATGAATGATATTGGTCAGCGGATTCGTCAAACTCAGGATAGCTATGATGAGGCCATGGGCCGACTTTCAACCGGCGCAGGCAATTTAGTCCGCCAGGCCGAGATGATCCGTAAACTGGGAGCCAAATCATCCAAGCAGCTTCCTGATAACATGACGGTGGAAGACGACGAATTACTTGATGAGTGA
- the mtgA gene encoding monofunctional biosynthetic peptidoglycan transglycosylase, with translation MEEQSSNSFKNWQRHSKIIGGVLLGWSFWFCMLIFILRWVNPPFTAFTLQENWEDFGKERYNLRQSWVPDEQLPDHLKLAVIASEDQRFREHWGLDLAAIDKALEEKEQSGRVRGASTITQQVAKNLFLSPAQTYFRKGIEAGIAVLIEFFWTKDRILEVYLNTAEFGPGMYGVNKASEFYYNKPASDLTPKQSARMATVLPSPKRIEPEPASEYVAQRSQWILRNMQQLSGIRYLPKPEPKPDTVDTLQREDVLLDSVDLAAIQDSIGLYLDSILMEIKLDSVNN, from the coding sequence ATGGAAGAACAATCATCAAATTCATTTAAAAACTGGCAACGGCACAGCAAGATAATCGGCGGTGTTTTGCTGGGCTGGTCGTTCTGGTTTTGTATGCTGATTTTTATACTGCGTTGGGTAAATCCTCCTTTCACGGCCTTTACTTTACAGGAAAACTGGGAAGACTTTGGCAAAGAGCGATATAACCTTCGACAAAGCTGGGTTCCCGATGAGCAACTACCGGATCACCTGAAATTAGCCGTTATCGCTTCCGAAGATCAGCGATTCAGGGAGCACTGGGGATTGGATCTTGCTGCTATTGACAAAGCTTTGGAAGAAAAAGAACAGAGTGGAAGAGTCCGTGGTGCCAGTACCATTACCCAGCAGGTGGCGAAAAACCTGTTTTTATCTCCGGCTCAAACCTATTTCAGGAAAGGAATAGAAGCCGGTATTGCGGTTCTGATTGAATTCTTCTGGACAAAAGACCGTATTCTGGAAGTGTATCTGAATACAGCGGAGTTTGGGCCGGGCATGTATGGAGTCAACAAGGCTTCTGAATTTTACTATAACAAGCCCGCCTCAGATCTCACTCCAAAGCAATCGGCCCGCATGGCAACCGTGCTTCCAAGTCCCAAGCGTATAGAACCGGAGCCAGCTTCAGAGTATGTTGCACAGCGAAGCCAATGGATACTGAGAAATATGCAGCAGCTCAGCGGCATCAGGTATTTGCCAAAACCAGAACCAAAGCCTGATACGGTTGATACTCTTCAAAGAGAAGACGTTCTGTTAGACTCGGTAGATTTAGCCGCCATTCAGGATTCCATCGGGCTTTATCTTGATTCTATTCTGATGGAGATTAAGCTGGATTCGGTAAATAATTGA